The Euphorbia lathyris chromosome 3, ddEupLath1.1, whole genome shotgun sequence genome contains a region encoding:
- the LOC136223326 gene encoding ELF3-like protein 2 isoform X1 produces the protein MLKKEIIGMREPKDEDRVRSPMFPRLHVNDTEKGGPRAPPRNKMALYEQLSIPSQRLGSGSVLMMPLPNETSMASSMSSSHAGGFERSMFTPFCNSPAPSQSETSFTPHSGGVALNTKMSSPEQKSVNSRDDQSLNSTQPLSSSAKCNSVQSHNSNLRNFLLKKPGDADNIRPHSSAQSGAVLHYSSNCQSKDRENQPYWNMSFSVQFKNISENQKSKIGIIDVRERETLSNQTEESRKISDSCQNPAEKSFSLLSNKTLVDASCSPSGKVICTKSLKRVHPSSDQEYGRNKVDSLKRMHGMNGRSDQNFVAKEEKTVHKDKSLLENAGGIGKENASKVTNESCSKLSLHVDKRSHNVIESGGKSDKDRNRGSLQVVDVKRHNLSETFEVDSLSAQNITPDDVVRIIGEKQFWKARKAIVDQQRTFGVQVFELHRLLKVQKLIATSPNLLLKDGIYLRKALLKSSPVRKVPSEHAIQQPPPIAKSKDGSQKPCPIAESPDEHAVEKLPLPSVHVETDKGVAHESNRESHSHSGAAGPAPNATDTRAPPWCVPGPGNQWLVPVMSPSEGLVYKPYTAPCHPHTGYIAPVYANCPPPAGSGDFLNAVYGVPASHQQGIGIVPSAPPFGQTYFPQCVMPIMPSSVSGSAVEQQNSCNMSSQMSRTISYRVGKVEASKENEIQGSTASSLPPRPNGHALPLFPTEPTSQASDQNAQSNEQQTHVIKVVPHNRRLATESAARIFQSIQEERKQCY, from the exons ATGTTGAAGAAAGAGATCATAGGAATGAGAGAGCCAAAAGACGAGGACAGAGTGAGGAGTCCTATGTTTCCTAGGCTTCATGTTAATGATACTGAGAAAGGGGGGCCAAGGGCACCTCCAAGGAACAAGATGGCTCTCTATGAACAACTTAGTATACCTTCTCAAAGGCTTGGCTCTGGATCAGTACTCATGATGCCTCTCCCTAATGAAACCTCGATGGCCTCTTCCATGTCCTCAAGCCAT GCTGGTGGCTTTGAAAGAAGTATGTTTACCCCATTCTGCAACTCTCCAGCACCTTCACAATCTGAGACTTCCTTTACTCCACACTCTGGTGGAGTTGCGCTAAACACTAAGATGTCAAGTCCAGAACAGAAATCCGTAAATTCCCGAGATGATCAAAGTTTGAATTCCACTCAACCATTGTCATCCAGTGCTAAATGCAATTCAGTTCAATCACACAATTCCAACTTGAGAAACTTCTTACTAAAGAAGCCAGGAGATGCAGATAATATAAGACCTCATAGCTCTGCCCAGTCTGGAGCAGTGCTGCATTATAGCAGCAATTGCCAGAGTAAAGACCGAGAAAATCAACCTTACTGGAATATGAGCTTCTCAGTGcagtttaaaaatatttctgAAAACCAGAAGAGTAAAATTGGCATCATAGATGTACGGGAAAGAGAAACTTTGAGCAATCAAACTGAGGAAAGCAGAAAAATATCCGATTCTTGTCAGAATCCTGCGGAAAAATCTTTTTCACTTCTGTCAAATAAAACTTTGGTAGATGCATCTTGTAGCCCATCAGGAAAAGTTATATGTACGAAATCATTGAAGCGAGTCCACCCATCTTCCGACCAGGAATACGGAAGAAACAAAGTTGATTCCTTAAAAAGGATGCATGGTATGAATGGACGATCAGATCAAAATTTTGTTGCGAAAGAGGAAAAAACAGTCCATAAAGACAAGTCTTTGTTGGAAAATGCTGGGGGAATAGGCAAGGAAAATGCTTCTAAGGTGACAAATGAGTCATGTTCTAAGTTATCTCTTCATGTTGATAAAAGAAGTCATAATGTTATTGAGAGTGGCGGCAAAAGCGACAAAGACAGAAACCGCGGATCTTTGCAAGTGGTAGATGTTAAAAGACATAATTTATCAGAAACCTTCGAAGTCGACTCTTTATCTGCTCAGAATATAACTCCTGATGATGTTGTAAGAATAATTGGAGAGAAACAATTCTGGAAAGCAAGAAAAGCTATTGTTGA TCAACAAAGAACGTTCGGAGTGCAAGTATTTGAATTACATAGGCTCCTGAAG GTGCAAAAATTGATTGCTACATCACCAAATCTATTGCTTAAAGACGGCATTTATTTGAGAAAAGCATTATTGAAGTCATCACCGGTGCGGAAGGTTCCATCTGAGCATGCCATACAACAGCCACCACCGATTGCTAAATCCAAAGACGGTTCTCAGAAGCCATGTCCTATCGCTGAATCACCTGATGAACATGCAGTTGAGAAGCTGCCCCTTCCTTCGGTCCACGTTGAAACTGACAAAGGAGTTGCACATGAATCCAATCGCGAGTCTCATTCTCATTCTGGAGCTGCAGGTCCAGCTCCTAATGCTACTGATACTAGAGCACCTCCGTGGTGTGTCCCGGGACCTGGGAATCAGTGGCTAGTTCCTGTCATGTCCCCTTCTGAGGGCCTTGTTTACAAGCCATACACAGCTCCATGTCATCCACATACAGGTTACATAGCACCAGTTTATGCCAATTGTCCTCCTCCTGCAGGGAGTGGAGACTTTCTAAATGCAGTTTATGGAGTCCCGGCTTCCCACCAACAAGGTATCGGTATCGTCCCCTCTGCCCCTCCTTTTGGACAAACATACTTTCCGCAATGCGTTATGCCGATAATGCCTTCATCGGTCTCAGGCTCAGCGGTTGAGCAG CAGAACTCGTGTAACATGTCAAGCCAGATGAGTCGAACAATCTCATATCGTGTTGGGAAAGTTGAAGCATCAAAGGAAAACGAAATCCAGGGAAGTACAGCAAGTAGTCTCCCTCCGAGGCCTAACGGACACGCACTGCCTCTTTTTCCTACAGAACCAACATCACAGGCATCAGATCAAAATGCTCAAAGTAACGAGCAGCAGACGCATGTGATTAAGGTTGTTCCTCACAACCGTAGATTAGCTACGGAATCAGCAGCCCGGATTTTCCAGTCCatacaagaagaaagaaaacagTGTTATTAG
- the LOC136223326 gene encoding ELF3-like protein 2 isoform X2, whose translation MLKKEIIGMREPKDEDRVRSPMFPRLHVNDTEKGGPRAPPRNKMALYEQLSIPSQRLGSGSVLMMPLPNETSMASSMSSSHAGGFERSMFTPFCNSPAPSQSETSFTPHSGGVALNTKMSSPEQKSVNSRDDQSLNSTQPLSSSAKCNSVQSHNSNLRNFLLKKPGDADNIRPHSSAQSGAVLHYSSNCQSKDRENQPYWNMSFSVQFKNISENQKSKIGIIDVRERETLSNQTEESRKISDSCQNPAEKSFSLLSNKTLVDASCSPSGKVICTKSLKRVHPSSDQEYGRNKVDSLKRMHGMNGRSDQNFVAKEEKTVHKDKSLLENAGGIGKENASKVTNESCSKLSLHVDKRSHNVIESGGKSDKDRNRGSLQVVDVKRHNLSETFEVDSLSAQNITPDDVVRIIGEKQFWKARKAIVDQQRTFGVQVFELHRLLKVQKLIATSPNLLLKDGIYLRKALLKSSPVRKVPSEHAIQQPPPIAKSKDGSQKPCPIAESPDEHAVEKLPLPSVHVETDKGVAHESNRESHSHSGAAGPAPNATDTRAPPWCVPGPGNQWLVPVMSPSEGLVYKPYTAPCHPHTGYIAPVYANCPPPAGSGDFLNAVYGVPASHQQGIGIVPSAPPFGQTYFPQCVMPIMPSSVSGSAVEQNSCNMSSQMSRTISYRVGKVEASKENEIQGSTASSLPPRPNGHALPLFPTEPTSQASDQNAQSNEQQTHVIKVVPHNRRLATESAARIFQSIQEERKQCY comes from the exons ATGTTGAAGAAAGAGATCATAGGAATGAGAGAGCCAAAAGACGAGGACAGAGTGAGGAGTCCTATGTTTCCTAGGCTTCATGTTAATGATACTGAGAAAGGGGGGCCAAGGGCACCTCCAAGGAACAAGATGGCTCTCTATGAACAACTTAGTATACCTTCTCAAAGGCTTGGCTCTGGATCAGTACTCATGATGCCTCTCCCTAATGAAACCTCGATGGCCTCTTCCATGTCCTCAAGCCAT GCTGGTGGCTTTGAAAGAAGTATGTTTACCCCATTCTGCAACTCTCCAGCACCTTCACAATCTGAGACTTCCTTTACTCCACACTCTGGTGGAGTTGCGCTAAACACTAAGATGTCAAGTCCAGAACAGAAATCCGTAAATTCCCGAGATGATCAAAGTTTGAATTCCACTCAACCATTGTCATCCAGTGCTAAATGCAATTCAGTTCAATCACACAATTCCAACTTGAGAAACTTCTTACTAAAGAAGCCAGGAGATGCAGATAATATAAGACCTCATAGCTCTGCCCAGTCTGGAGCAGTGCTGCATTATAGCAGCAATTGCCAGAGTAAAGACCGAGAAAATCAACCTTACTGGAATATGAGCTTCTCAGTGcagtttaaaaatatttctgAAAACCAGAAGAGTAAAATTGGCATCATAGATGTACGGGAAAGAGAAACTTTGAGCAATCAAACTGAGGAAAGCAGAAAAATATCCGATTCTTGTCAGAATCCTGCGGAAAAATCTTTTTCACTTCTGTCAAATAAAACTTTGGTAGATGCATCTTGTAGCCCATCAGGAAAAGTTATATGTACGAAATCATTGAAGCGAGTCCACCCATCTTCCGACCAGGAATACGGAAGAAACAAAGTTGATTCCTTAAAAAGGATGCATGGTATGAATGGACGATCAGATCAAAATTTTGTTGCGAAAGAGGAAAAAACAGTCCATAAAGACAAGTCTTTGTTGGAAAATGCTGGGGGAATAGGCAAGGAAAATGCTTCTAAGGTGACAAATGAGTCATGTTCTAAGTTATCTCTTCATGTTGATAAAAGAAGTCATAATGTTATTGAGAGTGGCGGCAAAAGCGACAAAGACAGAAACCGCGGATCTTTGCAAGTGGTAGATGTTAAAAGACATAATTTATCAGAAACCTTCGAAGTCGACTCTTTATCTGCTCAGAATATAACTCCTGATGATGTTGTAAGAATAATTGGAGAGAAACAATTCTGGAAAGCAAGAAAAGCTATTGTTGA TCAACAAAGAACGTTCGGAGTGCAAGTATTTGAATTACATAGGCTCCTGAAG GTGCAAAAATTGATTGCTACATCACCAAATCTATTGCTTAAAGACGGCATTTATTTGAGAAAAGCATTATTGAAGTCATCACCGGTGCGGAAGGTTCCATCTGAGCATGCCATACAACAGCCACCACCGATTGCTAAATCCAAAGACGGTTCTCAGAAGCCATGTCCTATCGCTGAATCACCTGATGAACATGCAGTTGAGAAGCTGCCCCTTCCTTCGGTCCACGTTGAAACTGACAAAGGAGTTGCACATGAATCCAATCGCGAGTCTCATTCTCATTCTGGAGCTGCAGGTCCAGCTCCTAATGCTACTGATACTAGAGCACCTCCGTGGTGTGTCCCGGGACCTGGGAATCAGTGGCTAGTTCCTGTCATGTCCCCTTCTGAGGGCCTTGTTTACAAGCCATACACAGCTCCATGTCATCCACATACAGGTTACATAGCACCAGTTTATGCCAATTGTCCTCCTCCTGCAGGGAGTGGAGACTTTCTAAATGCAGTTTATGGAGTCCCGGCTTCCCACCAACAAGGTATCGGTATCGTCCCCTCTGCCCCTCCTTTTGGACAAACATACTTTCCGCAATGCGTTATGCCGATAATGCCTTCATCGGTCTCAGGCTCAGCGGTTGAGCAG AACTCGTGTAACATGTCAAGCCAGATGAGTCGAACAATCTCATATCGTGTTGGGAAAGTTGAAGCATCAAAGGAAAACGAAATCCAGGGAAGTACAGCAAGTAGTCTCCCTCCGAGGCCTAACGGACACGCACTGCCTCTTTTTCCTACAGAACCAACATCACAGGCATCAGATCAAAATGCTCAAAGTAACGAGCAGCAGACGCATGTGATTAAGGTTGTTCCTCACAACCGTAGATTAGCTACGGAATCAGCAGCCCGGATTTTCCAGTCCatacaagaagaaagaaaacagTGTTATTAG
- the LOC136222740 gene encoding protein neprosin-like — protein sequence MALQNNLRVGIFFLIAFSHFLINVNARNFTIQSEDGDIIDCVNIYEQPAFRHPLLKDHIVQLRPSSSPPILPKRNKSPFATWKNYGNCPEGSIPISRTNSFLSPKTRTDVRLDFKHEYAKAFIQSDGPYFGTSARLNVWNTPTFDGETTVSQIWVQGGDDKYLNSIEAGWQVKAGDNKARLFIYWTRDNYGSTGCYNLQCPGFVQVNHKIAFDSISTPISTFNGPQYYMELTIHKDRTSGNWWLRYGNQELGYWPSDLFTSLKESANTIIWGGEVENSEKNKRHTSTQMGSGHYPGVGYKKAAFMFNLKYIDGNGQIKEPNQLQRMVTNEFCYDLIVREKDLNGFGVHFFYGGPGFTTSGQCL from the exons ATGGCTCTTCAAAATAATCTCAGAGTTGGGATATTTTTTCTAATTGCATTTTCTCATTTCTTAATCAACGTTAATGCCAGAAATTTCACCATACAG AGTGAAGATGGTGATATAATTGACTGTGTTAATATCTATGAACAACCAGCTTTCAGACATCCTCTTCTCAAAGATCACATTGTTCAG TTGAGGCCTAGTTCATCCCCTCCTATATTGCCAAAAAGAAACAAGAGCCCCTTTGCAACCTGGAAGAACTATGGAAATTGTCCAGAAGGATCTATCCCAATTTCAAGGACAAATTCATTTTTATCACCAAAAACTCGGACTGATGTTCGTTTAGATTTTAAACATGAG TATGCAAAAGCTTTTATTCAAAGTGATGGACCATACTTTGGAACTTCTGCAAGACTAAACGTGTGGAATACACCAACATTTGATGGAGAAACTACTGTTTCCCAAATTTGGGTTCAAGGGGGTGATGACAAATATTTAAATTCAATAGAGGCTGGTTGGCAG GTTAAAGCTGGTGATAATAAAGCaaggttatttatttattggacG AGAGATAATTACGGATCAACGGGATGCTACAATCTTCAATGCCCCGGTTTTGTACAAGTCAACCATAAAATTGCATTCGATTCCATTTCAACTCCAATATCCACTTTTAACGGTCCACAATATTACATGGAATTAACTATTCACAAG GATCGAACGAGTGGGAATTGGTGGTTGAGATATGGGAATCAAGAATTAGGATATTGGCCTTCAGACTTGTTTACAAGTCTAAAAGAAAGTGCAAACACTATTATTTGGGGTGGAGAAGTTGAGAATTCggagaaaaataaaagacataCTTCCACACAAATGGGAAGTGGACATTATCCAGGAGTAGGATATAAAAAAGCTGCATTTATGTTTAATCTGAAATATATAGATGGTAATGGGCAGATTAAAGAGCCGAATCAACTTCAACGAATGGTTACTAATGAATTTTGTTATGATTTGATAGTCAGAGAAAAGGATCTCAATGGTTTTGGAGTTCACTTTTTTTATGGTGGTCCTGGTTTTACTACTTCTGGACAATGCCTTTAG